In one Bactrocera tryoni isolate S06 chromosome 5, CSIRO_BtryS06_freeze2, whole genome shotgun sequence genomic region, the following are encoded:
- the LOC120778017 gene encoding protein phosphatase inhibitor 2 produces the protein MQDSPDAKKPCKGILKNSSSFDKPGAASYRKSAKFDELNVLQTYHPHDKDYGHMKIDEPKTPYNYVIPDLAHTDALDANLLAEKLRIAASTQSPAFGSEDISDEENIDETPEEKVRRLEFERRRKAHYNEFEAVRLARKLIEEELGDEDDENDISSIGEDVKSLSSAEKSNNEEIEIQSEHTEQEVVPESAVEEETGTTEQDSELDSSDSNRASATNMDVDAQLQPSHPCYGRD, from the exons ATGCAGGACTCGCCTGACGCCAAGAAACCTTGCAAGGGCATACTAAAAAATTCCAGCAGCTTTGATAAGCCTGGTGCCGCGAG CTATCGCAAAAGTGCGAAGTTTGATGAATTAAATGTTCTGCAAACCTACCACCCACATGACAAAGATTATGGTCATATGAAAATTGATGAACCAAAAACGCCATACAATTATGTTATTCCAGATCTGGCACATACCGATGCGTTAGACGCAAATTTACTTGCGGAGAA GTTGCGTATAGCTGCAAGTACTCAATCGCCTGCATTCGGTTCTGAAGACATTTCTGACGAAGAAAACATCGATGAAACACCGGAAGAAAAAG ttCGTCGACTTGAGTTTGAGCGTCGCAGAAAGGCGCATTATAATGAATTTGAAGCGGTTAGGCTGGCGCGTAAATTGATTGAAGAAGAGCTGGGCGATGAAGATGATGAGAATGATATTTCATCTATTGGGGAGGATGTTAAATCGCTATCTTCCGCTGAAAAATCCAATAACGaggaaattgaaattcaaagtgAACACACAGAACAAGAAGTTGTACCAGAAAGTGCAGTAGAGGAGGAAACAGGCACTACGGAACAAGACTCCGAACTTGATTCTTCCGATAGCAATCGGGCTTCAGCAACCAATATGGATGTTGATGCACAATTGCAACCCTCCCATCCCTGTTACGGAAGGGattag
- the LOC120777471 gene encoding 85/88 kDa calcium-independent phospholipase A2, whose product MFNVLQRLLGGDTPPNKVLEIKGESLGSLLVIGRDEGMVLYSPPFNSTDKKACYEIVLQRHVNDPVNTCFSLYRSPIQQEAEDRFNAFVHRLPVFVSIVKEFFNVNGIQRVCDALAENPSWSLAHLVAYFNLVDYVSNPKVLEFIDYSDHVHLMSPFQLAIKTGNIEMVKTLMPLCKMEHLDNNSNSIFHYAASTTKEIINLLTSKSTENLNHINSDGYPPLHLACLSDKPECVKALLLAGADVNLNAKNMSKIYKSSTPTSVAEFLKTNANKLYTQDMKYGGTPLHWSSSRETLHALIMQGCDVNATNFDGRTALHLMIARNRFECVVTLLAHDADIDVFDKDGNTPLHIAIEKKLVPIVQCLVVFGCDINMKNKDGKTPRHMVGTDSNGGKDSEILYILHSVGAKRCPESSTKCPAGCNAKGSYNGIPPESPEPVEQREHIENMLAATSRQAIDGFLGTSFNGGAVTPEPTVIVDTEKEQKGQSIMDALLGMFTTKVNTDSKKVSPSNSLEGNGSGDATGANTPTTPGSSSGSSNRGEKPYGRGRLLCLDGGGIRGLVLVQMLLEIEKLSQTPIVHMFDWIAGTSTGGILSLALGCGKTMRQCLGVYLRLKEQCFVGSRPYPSELFEKILKDNLGEFTVMTDIKHPKIMITGVMADRKPVDLHLFRNYHSASDILGIVTPINNRRVPPPPPEEQLVWRAARATGAAPSYFRAFGHFLDGGLIANNPTLDAMTEIHEYNMALRSVGREKEAVPVSIVVSLGTGLIPVTALKDIDLFRPESIWDTAKLAYGFSTIGNLLVDQATASDGRVVDRARAWCSTIGVPYYRFNPQLYEDIAMDEKDDQKLINMLWHSKAYMHNNRNKIIEMINFLK is encoded by the exons ATGTTTAATG ttctTCAACGATTATTAGGAGGTGACACACCGCCAAATAAAGTGCTGGAAATTAAAGGCGAATCCCTAGGAAGTTTATTAGTAATAGGGCGAGATGAAGGCATGGTACTTTATTCACCGCCCTTCAATTCAACAGACAAAAAGGCATGCTACGAAATTGTTCTCCAACGTCATGTTAATGACCCCGTCAACACTTGCTTTAGCTTATATCGTTCGCCTATTCAGCAAGAAGCAGAAGACCGATTCAATGCTTTTGTACATCGATTACCCGTATTTGTTTCTATCGTTAAAGAG TTTTTCAATGTTAACGGTATACAAAGAGTATGTGACGCCTTAGCAGAAAATCCGTCCTGGTCACTAGCTCACTTAGTCGCCTATTTTAATCTTGTGGACTACGTTAGCAATCCCAAAGTCTTGGAATTCATTGATTACTCTGACCATGTACACCTGATGTCACCATTTCAg ctTGCCATCAAAACCGGGAATATTGAAATGGTCAAGACATTGATGCCACTGTGTAAAATGGAACATTTAGATAACAACAGTAATTCTATTTTCCATTACGCCGCTAGCAcaacaaaagaaattataaat TTGTTAACCTCAAAAAGTACGGAAAATCTCAATCACATCAATTCCGATGGTTATCCGCCGTTACATTTGGCATGTTTATCGGACAAACCAGAGTGCGTGAAGGCTTTACTATTAGCTGGGGCAGATGTTAATTTAAACGCCAAAAATATgagtaaaatatacaaatctaGTACACCGACTTCAGTTGCTGAATTTCTTAAAACGAATGCAAATAAGCTATACACGCAGGATATGAAGTACGGTGGAACTCCACTGCATTGGTCTTCATCGCGTGAAACATTACATGCTCTCATCATGCAGGGATGCGATGTCAATGCCACTAACTTCGATGGGCGCACAGCTCTTCATTTGATG ATTGCTCGAAACAGATTTGAATGTGTTGTTACGCTACTCGCTCATGATGCTGATATTGATGTTTTTGATAAAGATGGGAACACACCTTTACATATAGCCATCGAAAAGAAATTGGTACCTATTGTTCAATGTCTTGTTGTCTTTGGTTGcgatataaatatgaaaaataaagatGGGAAAACACCTAGACATATGGTCGGTACTGATTCAAATGGTGGTAAAGACAgtgaaattctttatattttacattCAGTTGGTGCCAAGAG ATGCCCAGAATCAAGCACGAAGTGTCCCGCAGGCTGCAACGCGAAAGGATCTTACAATGGAATACCACCGGAGTCACCAGAGCCAGTTGAGCAACGCGAgcatattgaaaatatgctagCAGCAACTAGTCGTCAAGCAATCGATGGCTTTTTGGGTACATCATTTAACGGTGGCGCGGTTACACCGGA ACCTACTGTTATCGTTGATACCGAGAAAGAACAAAAAGGACAAAGTATTATGGATGCCCTATTGGGGATGTTTACCACGAAAGTCAATACCGACAGTAAAAAAG TATCGCCCAGTAATAGTTTGGAAGGCAATGGTAGTGGGGATGCTACTGGGGCCAATACTCCAACAACACCGGGGTCTTCTAGTGGCTCTAGCAATAGAGGTGAAAAGCCATATGGTCGCGGTCGTTTATTATGCCTAGATGGTGGCGGCATTCGTGGTCTGGTGCTCGTGCAAATGCTATTGGAAATCGAAAAACTTTCTCAAACCCcaattgtacatatgtttgattGGATTGCAGGCACTAGCACTGGCGGCATTTTATCACTTGCTCTCGGTTGTGGTAAAACAATGCGCCAATGCTTGGGTGTATACTTGAGGTTGAAAGAACAATGTTTCGTTGGCTCACGTCCCTATCCAAGTGAAttgttcgaaaaaatattaaaggacAATTTGGGCGAGTTCACTGTAATGACGGATATTAAACACCCAAAAATTATGATAACCGGTGTAATGGCTGATCGTAAACCAGTGGACCTGCATCTTTTTAGAAATTATCACAGCGCCAGCGATATTCTAGGAATTGTTACACCTATTA ATAATCGTCGTGTGCCTCCACCGCCCCCAGAAGAACAACTAGTTTGGCGTGCAGCTCGGGCGACAGGAGCAGCACCATCATATTTCCG TGCTTTTGGGCATTTCCTTGACGGCGGCTTAATCGCAAATAACCCGACATTGGACGCTATGACCGAAATACATGAGTACAATATGGCATTACGCAGTGTGGGTCGTGAAAAAGAGGCTGTCCCG GTTTCAATAGTTGTTTCCTTAGGCACCGGTTTGATACCAGTAACTGCGCTTAAGGATATTGATTTGTTTCGCCCTGAAAGCATATGGGATACCGCCAAATTAGCTTACGGGTTCTCAACAATTG GTAACTTGCTTGTGGATCAAGCGACAGCTTCTGACGGACGCGTTGTCGATCGCGCACGCGCCTGGTGCAGCACTATCGGTGTTCCATATTACAG ATTCAATCCACAACTCTATGAAGACATTGCCATGGATGAAAAAGATGATCAGAAACTGATAAATATGTTATGGCATTCAAAAGCCTATATGCACAACAATCGcaacaaaataatagaaatgataaattttttgaaatag
- the LOC120776554 gene encoding alanine--tRNA ligase, mitochondrial, which produces MYSSAKKLQRVLSSQEIRKTFIDYFKINHDHKFVRSSPVVPFCDPTVAFVNAGMNQFKSVFLGKAQPPYPRVTNSQKCIRVGGKHNDLSIVGTDSYHHTFFEMLGNWSFGDYFKREACELAFELLRGPYNIDPSRLYVTYFAGDKVLGLPADLECYEIWRSLGFPLERILPFGCKENFWEMGATGPCGPCTEIHIDHCPTKGHERAKLVNTDRPDLTELWNLVFIQYNRNENGSVTQLPAQHVDTGMGFERLTAILQNKSSNYDTDLFMPIFNAIQKITHAPHYSSKFPTPLEDATLDTGYRILADHSRMITVCLGDGMLPDQNQKLRRVLRKVFTISENIFKNEMLVSQLIPIVIDTIGMAYTDLYNKQNSILELIAHEREVFKALRESSSRAFAEVLMEYPNLEEVDLMECPGFVTAYRDFQIHKETFNNNIIPGKFLFKLTDTYGLTEENFKKLAELENMECDLNGYLKEIANAKLRSKASSNDGSSENKLRNQQQTNEALLLLTQKLNYTDNSTKYNYSYDIDKKRYNIPCVSARVTGMVFEGKESNTVSLNNSQSELLYVATDITNFYHESGGQQNDIGSMLLTSETNGETLELPVKEVIAMNDCIIHVCDLSNVEKDFILKTGANIKLVVDVNRRQLTTCHHTAIHLLNAAIRTLFKKVTYQVSSAVTTDNFKLEVGLIGKRIKKEDITQLEDMIVGTINSKVPVDMEIINASDVLQQDDITMIPGEVYPESGLRLISIKCENPQLISKELCCGTHVRNTQEIEYFCITNLRQTNRARFSFTAVAGEAAENALRIAALLQHRVDMLDKEFKTDNVTNATEIELQKIRHNLIHMEVALPYVFKINTIERINDMLKKLKETTRTTLKEFVEVEMKTLLQEKPIKSHPFIVHYITSSALVEEVPLQRATKLCTDRPILVASMCDSIVKARCCVPKKFVSDHFDAEQWLKEFAVVFKSQVSAPKGQDSAEVCNMKGRKVSTLFEEQLEEAIGRAQTFASQRLLL; this is translated from the exons ATGTATTCCTCTGCCAAAAAGTTACAACGAGTGTTATCCTCGCAGGAAATCCGCAAGACATTCATTgactattttaaaataaatcatgATCACAAATTTGTGCGTTCCAGCCCGGTAGTGCCATTCTGTGACCCGACCGTGGCATTCGTTAACGCTGGTATGAATCAA tTCAAGTCCGTTTTCTTGGGTAAAGCTCAACCGCCTTATCCTCGAGTAACCAATTCGCAAAAATGTATTCGCGTTGGTGGTAAACACAATGATCTTTCTATTGTCGGAACGGACAGCTATCATCacactttttttgaaatgttaGGAAATTGGTCGTTTGGAGATTATTTTAAg cgCGAAGCCTGTGAACTGGCTTTTGAACTTTTACGTGGTCCCTATAACATTGATCCAAGTAGATTATATGTAACATATTTTGCAGGTGATAAGGTACTTGGTTTGCCTGCGGATTTGGAATGTTATGAAATATGGCGTAGTTTAGG TTTTCCTCTTGAAAGAATATTACCGTTTGgttgtaaagaaaatttttgggAAATGGGTGCGACTGGCCCATGTGGTCCCTGTACAGAAATACATATCGATCATTGTCCCACAAAAGGTCATGAACGCGCGAAGCTCGTTAACACAGACAGACCAGATTTAACCGAATTGTGGAATTTGGTTTTTATCCAATACAATag GAACGAAAATGGATCTGTAACACAATTACCCGCTCAACATGTAGATACAGGCATGGGATTCGAAAGACTAACTgccattttacaaaataaatcatCCAACTATGATACAGATCTTTTCATGCCAATTTTCAACGCCATTCAAAAA ATAACACACGCACCCCATTATAGTAGTAAATTCCCAACCCCACTAGAAGACGCTACACTGGATACAGGATATAGAATTCTAGCAGACCACTCTCGGATGATAACGGTTTGTTTAGGAGATGGCATGTTACCTGATCAAAA CCAAAAACTGCGACGGGTTTTACGCAAAGTATTTACTATAagcgaaaatatatttaaaaatgagaTGTTGGTATCTCAACTTATACCTATAGTAATAGATACAATAGGTATGGCGTATACagatttatataataaacaaaattccaTACTCGAATTAATAGCTCATGAACGCGAAGTATTCAAGGCATTACGGGAAAGCTCTTCGAGGGCATTTGCTGAGGTCCTAATGGAATATCCCAATCTGGAGGAAGTTGATTTAATGGAATGTCCCGGTTTTGTGACAGCTTATCGAGATTTCCAAATTCACAAGGAAACATTTAATAACAATATCATACCCggtaaatttttgttcaaacttACGGATACTTATGGTTTAACtgaggaaaatttcaaaaaacttgcGGAATTAGAGAATATGGAATGTGATTTGAATGGTTACTTGAAGGAAATAGCGAATGCTAAGTTGAGATCAAAAGCTTCCTCAAACGATGGTAGCAGTGAAAATAAGCTAAGAAATCAACAGCAGACAAACGAAGCGCTCCTACTGCTCACGCAGAAACTCAATTACACAGATAATAGTACGAAATATAATTATAGTTATGATATAGATAAAAAGCGGTATAATATTCCTTGTGTTTCGGCCCGAGTTACTGGTATGGTATTTGAAGGCAAAGAATCAAACACAGTGTCACTGAATAACTCGCAATCAGAATTATTATATGTGGCAACAGACATCACAAACTTTTATCATGAATCTGGTGGACAGCAAAATGATATTGGCTCAATGCTGCTAACATCTGAAACAAATGGCGAAACACTTGAGTTGCCTGTCAAAGAAGTTATAGCTATGAATGATTGTATTATACATGTGTGTGACTTGTCGAATGTTGAAAAGGACTTTATATTGAAAACAGGTGCTAATATAAAACTGGTAGTAGATGTTAATCGACGTCAGCTGACAACATGTCATCACACAG CAATCCATTTGTTAAATGCTGCCATCCGTACGCTGTTCAAAAAGGTCACTTATCAAGTCTCCAGTGCCGTTACGACTGATAACTTCAAGCTTGAGGTAGGTCTAATTGGAAAACGCATTAAAAAGGAGGATATTACACAGCTGGAAGATATGATTGT AGGTACTATAAACTCAAAAGTGCCAGTGGATATGGAGATTATAAACGCCAGTGACGTATTACAACAAGACGATATTACAATGATACCTGGGGAAGTTTATCCTGAGTCTGGACTACGGTTGATAAGCATAAAATGTGAGAACCCTCAATTGATTTCCAAAGAATTGTGTTGCGGCACACATGTGAGAAATACACAAGAAATAGAATATTTTTGCATCACAAATCTAAGGCAAACGAATCGTGCACGATTTTCTTTCACAGCAGTTGCAGGCGAAGCCGCAGAAAAT GCTTTAAGAATAGCAGCTCTCTTACAACACCGCGTAGACATGCTGGATAAAGAGTTTAAGACTGATAATGTTACAAATGCCACTGAGATTGAACTGCAAAAGATACGCCACAATTTGATACATATGGAAGTTGCGTTACCTTACGTGTTTAAAATTAACACCATAGAACGCATTAATGATATGCTCAAAAAGCTTAAAGAAACAACCCGGACAACTTTAAA AGAGTTTGTCGAGGTCGAAATGAAAACGTTATTACAAGAAAAACCTATTAAAAGCCATCCCTTCATTGTGCATTACATCACAAGCTCAGCACTGGTCGAGGAGGTGCCCTTGCAAAGAGCTACAAAACTTTGTACCGATCGTCCGATACTTGTAGCTAGCATGTGTGATAGCATCGTTAAAGCACGTTGTTGTGTGCCCAAG AAATTTGTCAGCGATCATTTTGATGCCGAACAGTGGCTAAAAGAATTCGCAGTGGTTTTTAAATCACAGGTTTCAGCACCAAAGGGTCAAGATTCTGCAGAAGTATGTAATATGAAAGGCAGAAAAGTGTCCACTTTATTCGAAGAACAATTAGAAGAAGCCATCGGAAGGGCACAGACTTTCGCCTCTCAACGCCTTTTGTTGTGA